From Colias croceus chromosome 27, ilColCroc2.1, one genomic window encodes:
- the LOC123703870 gene encoding uncharacterized protein LOC123703870 codes for MDGNEGGGDNPPTSKKRPRHPEDRDVSGTGGGGESDSSFLPFRKPNYKRLYPENNINMQFKVFVESNNKEERIGNKSPVYLNHIFNNIKGVVALRRISANKIVVIFNQHNTANNFLNHGNFLQKYNIKAYIPAAQIEKTGIIRFVPTNLSNKELFTKLTSVYEIIAVRRFMKKVGHELVGTQTVSITFLTNSLPENVQYDLFSYRVFDYIPPLQQCYKCFKFNHSANICNGKQRCSICSGDHSYKECNRPDEICCVNCSGPHLAISKVCPIKMNKILEKKNKITYASVAKTKESTDFPSLPSRGIPVNKNVNIVQKPVNKSVNIKPVLKNVNIHDIKSQIIGNSDVLMALVHTLVQIGNKSDNEPITSSLIKDVLIKNLST; via the coding sequence atggaTGGAAATGAGGGGGGCGGCGATAACCCGCCCACCTCTAAGAAGAGACCACGACATCCAGAAGATCGAGATGTTTCGGGTACTGGCGGCGGTGGTGAGAGTGACTCTTCTTTTCTACCTTTCCGTAAACCAAATTATAAAAGACTTTATCCggaaaataacattaacatgCAATTCAAAGTATTTGTGGAAAGTAACAACAAAGAAGAAAGAATAGGAAATAAAAGTCcagtttatttaaatcatatatttaacaatataaaaggTGTGGTGGCACTGAGGCGTATTAGCGCCAATAAAATAGTTGTGATTTTCAACCAGCACAACACTGCTAACAATTTTCTCAACCACGGCAACTTTCTGCAAAAATACAACATCAAAGCTTACATTCCAGCAGCGCAAATAGAAAAGACCGGTATAATCAGATTCGTACCAACTAATCTATCAAATAAAGAATTGTTTACAAAGTTAACCTCAGTATATGAAATAATTGCAGTTAGGCGATTTATGAAAAAAGTAGGACACGAGTTAGTAGGAACACAAACTGTCAGTATCACATTTCTGACAAATTCCTTACCGGAGAACGTACAATATGATTTATTCTCATATAGAGTTTTTGATTATATTCCTCCTCTTCAACAATGttacaaatgttttaaatttaatcattCTGCTAATATATGTAATGGCAAACAGCGGTGTTCAATCTGTTCAGGTGATCACTCATATAAAGAATGCAATAGACCAGATGAGATTTGCTGTGTGAATTGCAGTGGACCTCATTTAGCTATTTCTAAAGTATGTcctattaaaatgaataaaatattagagaagaaaaataaaattacctatgCTAGTGTTgctaaaacaaaagaaagtaCTGACTTCCCTTCTCTGCCATCACGTGGCATccctgtaaataaaaatgtaaatattgtacaaaaaCCTGTAAATAAGTCTGTAAATATTAAACCTGTATTAAAGAATGTAAATATTCACgatataaaatcacaaatcaTTGGAAACAGTGATGTGCTTATGGCCCTAGTACACACACTGGTCCAAATAGGCAATAAAAGTGATAACGAACCAATTACTTCTTCATTAATTAAAGATGTCCtcattaaaaatttgtcaacATAA